A window of Tautonia plasticadhaerens contains these coding sequences:
- a CDS encoding DUF1501 domain-containing protein codes for MDPILERINTVTRRHFFGRNALGLGTAALASMLPDRRAMALGGGADENRPAPSGGLPGLPHFAPKAKRAIYLFMSGAPSQLDMFDYKPAMDDLFDTDLPESIRKGQRLTTMTSGQDRFPIAPSKYKFERHGGSGAWVSELLPHTAKMVDDLAIVRSMHTEAINHDPAITYICTGHQLPGRASLGAWLSYGLGTMNANLPDFVVMTPTWSGRKDAQALYNRLWGSGYLPSKHQGVRLRTDGDPVLFLSDPPGVSQANRRRMLDTLGALNQKNYDEFADPETQARIAQYEMAFRMQTSVPELMDLTDEPKNVLDMYGPDVTKPGTFAYCALMARRLAERDVRFVQLFHRGWDQHGNIAGDLPNQCRDIDQPSWALVQDLKQRGLLDDTLVVWGGEFGRTIYCQGALTRDNYGRDHHPRCFTVWMAGGGIKPGIVHGETDEFSYNVTKDPVHIHELNATILQCLGIDHRRLTYKFQGLDQRLTGVEDPHPVDALLA; via the coding sequence ATGGACCCGATCCTGGAGCGGATCAACACGGTGACCCGCCGGCACTTCTTCGGCCGGAATGCCCTCGGCCTGGGGACCGCCGCGCTGGCCTCGATGCTGCCCGACCGCCGCGCGATGGCCCTCGGCGGGGGGGCCGACGAGAACCGGCCCGCCCCCTCGGGAGGCCTGCCCGGCCTGCCCCACTTCGCCCCCAAGGCGAAGCGGGCGATCTACCTGTTCATGTCCGGCGCCCCGTCTCAGCTGGACATGTTCGACTACAAGCCCGCCATGGACGACCTGTTCGACACGGACCTGCCCGAGTCGATCCGCAAGGGCCAGCGGCTGACGACCATGACCAGCGGGCAGGACCGCTTCCCGATCGCCCCCTCGAAGTACAAATTCGAGCGGCACGGCGGGTCGGGCGCCTGGGTGAGCGAGCTGCTGCCCCACACGGCGAAGATGGTGGACGACCTGGCGATCGTCCGGTCGATGCACACCGAGGCGATCAACCACGACCCGGCGATCACCTACATCTGCACCGGCCACCAGCTGCCCGGCCGCGCCAGCCTCGGCGCCTGGCTCAGCTACGGCCTGGGCACGATGAACGCCAACCTGCCCGACTTCGTCGTGATGACGCCGACCTGGTCCGGCCGGAAGGACGCGCAGGCGCTCTACAACCGCCTCTGGGGCTCCGGCTACCTGCCCAGCAAGCACCAGGGGGTCCGCCTCCGGACCGACGGCGACCCCGTCCTGTTCCTCTCCGACCCCCCGGGCGTGAGCCAGGCGAATCGGCGGAGGATGCTCGACACCCTCGGCGCCCTGAACCAGAAGAACTACGACGAGTTCGCCGACCCCGAGACCCAGGCCCGGATCGCCCAGTACGAGATGGCCTTCCGGATGCAGACCTCCGTCCCCGAACTGATGGACCTGACCGACGAGCCGAAGAACGTGCTCGACATGTACGGCCCGGACGTCACCAAGCCCGGCACCTTCGCCTACTGCGCCCTGATGGCCCGACGCCTGGCCGAACGCGACGTCCGGTTCGTCCAGCTCTTCCACCGGGGCTGGGACCAGCACGGCAACATCGCCGGCGACTTGCCCAACCAGTGCCGGGACATCGACCAGCCGAGCTGGGCCCTCGTCCAGGACCTCAAGCAGCGCGGGCTGCTCGACGACACGCTCGTCGTCTGGGGGGGCGAATTCGGCCGGACCATCTACTGCCAGGGGGCGCTCACCCGGGACAACTACGGCCGGGACCACCACCCGAGGTGCTTCACCGTCTGGATGGCCGGGGGCGGCATCAAGCCGGGGATCGTGCACGGCGAGACCGACGAGTTCAGCTACAACGTGACGAAGGACCCCGTCCACATCCACGAGCTGAACGCGACGATCCTGCAATGCCTGGGGATCGACCACCGCCGACTGACGTACAAGTTCCAGGGCCTCGACCAGAGGCTCACCGGCGTCGAGGACCCCCATCCCGTCGACGCCTTGCTCGCCTGA
- a CDS encoding glucuronyl esterase domain-containing protein: MNLHASLCPLAVLVAGVLLSPSRAVSQPAGANYEESEVPDYTLPDPLTAEDGSRISSPERWRDSRRPEILRQFEGLMYGKTPGGRPDAMRWEVIESATDALGGAAKRKQVRIFFSGRADGPRMDLLLYTPADATGPVPTFLGLNFKGNHTVFPDPAITIPEGADESSRGDRRGRWPVDEIVGRGFGLATAFYFDIDPDVKDQWRDGVHPLFYAEGQDRPLPDEWGSIGAWAWGLSRALDYLETDEDVDGARVVVLGHSRLGKTSLWAGAQDDRFALVISNDSGCGGAALSRRRFGETVERINTSFPHWFSDTFNEFNADEDSLPFDQHMLIALIAPRPVLVCSAEGDLWADPRGEFLSAYHASPVFELLGTDGIAGVEEMPPVNELVGGTIGYHVRPGEHDVTMRDWEVFMEFADRHLGREESR; the protein is encoded by the coding sequence ATGAACCTCCACGCCTCGCTCTGCCCGCTCGCCGTCCTCGTCGCGGGCGTCCTCCTCTCCCCCTCCCGGGCGGTCTCGCAGCCGGCCGGGGCCAACTACGAGGAATCGGAGGTCCCGGACTACACGCTCCCGGACCCCTTGACGGCCGAGGACGGCTCGAGGATCTCCTCGCCCGAGCGCTGGCGGGATTCCCGGCGCCCGGAGATCCTCCGGCAGTTCGAGGGCCTCATGTATGGCAAGACCCCAGGCGGCCGCCCCGACGCCATGCGCTGGGAGGTGATCGAGTCGGCCACCGACGCCCTCGGCGGGGCGGCGAAGCGCAAGCAGGTCCGCATTTTCTTCTCGGGAAGGGCCGATGGCCCCCGGATGGACCTGCTCCTCTACACCCCCGCCGACGCGACCGGGCCGGTCCCCACGTTCCTCGGCCTGAACTTCAAGGGGAATCACACCGTGTTCCCGGACCCGGCCATCACGATCCCGGAGGGGGCCGACGAGTCGTCCCGGGGAGATCGCCGGGGGAGGTGGCCGGTCGATGAGATCGTCGGCCGGGGCTTCGGCCTGGCGACGGCGTTCTACTTCGACATCGACCCCGACGTGAAGGATCAGTGGCGGGACGGGGTCCATCCCCTCTTCTACGCCGAGGGCCAGGACCGACCCCTGCCCGACGAGTGGGGATCGATCGGCGCCTGGGCATGGGGCCTCAGTCGGGCGCTGGACTACCTCGAGACCGACGAGGACGTGGACGGGGCCCGGGTCGTCGTGCTGGGCCATTCCCGGCTGGGGAAGACCTCGCTCTGGGCCGGGGCGCAGGACGATCGGTTCGCCCTGGTCATCTCGAACGACTCGGGATGCGGTGGCGCCGCCCTGAGCCGGAGGCGGTTCGGTGAGACGGTCGAGCGGATCAACACGTCCTTCCCCCACTGGTTCAGCGACACCTTCAACGAGTTCAATGCCGACGAGGATTCCCTGCCGTTCGACCAGCACATGCTGATCGCCCTGATCGCCCCCAGGCCTGTGCTCGTCTGCTCGGCCGAGGGGGACCTCTGGGCCGACCCGAGGGGCGAGTTCCTCTCGGCCTACCACGCGAGCCCGGTCTTCGAACTGCTCGGCACCGACGGCATCGCGGGGGTCGAGGAGATGCCCCCGGTGAACGAGCTGGTCGGGGGCACGATCGGCTACCACGTCCGCCCCGGGGAGCATGACGTGACGATGCGAGACTGGGAGGTCTTCATGGAGTTCGCCGACAGGCACCTCGGACGGGAGGAGTCCCGCTGA
- a CDS encoding PSD1 and planctomycete cytochrome C domain-containing protein, which translates to MRPPNPATWTRSLTLAACCVIAVAACRAVRADDPPEPSPTVDFSRDIRPLLSDACFACHGPDEGTLKAGLRLDLKDDAFADRGGYAAVVPGDPEASELFYRISTEDEFDRMPPADSHKGLSPGQVELFRAWIEQGAPWEEHWAFVTPTKPEPPEVADESRVENPIDAFILDRLDREGPDPAPEADPEVLVRRAHLDLTGLPPTPEEVGAYLADDRPDRYEQLVDRLLDSPHYGEHMARFWLDAARYGDTHGLHLDNYREMWPYRDWVIEAFNRNLPYDRFVVEQLAGDLLPDPTPDQVIATGFNRAHVTTSEGGSIEEEVFVRNVVERVDATGTVFLGLTVACARCHDHKFDPISQADYYSMFAFFNSLDGKPLDGNAKAHPPVLQVPSEEHRAERQRLEAELASVREQIAEAVAAVDYDPSRDEDRAEYVRREDFVWVDDALPPGAKPSSEGEWAFVSEPEHPVFLGSKAHVRTSEGQSQHLFTEASQGLLVGEGDTLFAHAFLDPLNPPKEIMLQWNTGEWKHRAYWGENLIDYGTDGTTERVSRGALPTTGEWVRLEVPAADVGIPPGTTITGLAFTQHGGTVRWDAAGIRSWTPQLGESYASLASWIRDQRVLGDKAALPDPITQLVAVDPGERTGEQSERLRDYFVEHAYAPARPTLAPLLARRAEVEKAKTALEESIPTTLVWKEMAEPKPAFILNRGEYDQPGDPVGRSVPSFLPPLPEGAPVDRLGLASWLVDRSNPLTARVAANRLWQQVFGVGLVKTSEDFGAQGETPSHPELLDWLAVQFQDDGWDVKEFMRRLVTSNTYRRSSRATPELLARDPKNRLYARGPRFRLDAETIRDQALFVGGLLVEQVGGPSVKPPQPSGLWEAVGYTSSNTAQFRADTGREKVHRRSLYTFWKRTSPPPQMTTFDAPSRESCTMRRERTNTPLQALLLLNDPQYVEAARALAERTMREAGSSTEDRLTRMFRIVAARTPEADELAELTAAYDDLIASYRDDPEAARQLIAVGETTPDPAHDPAELAAWTVIANTLLNLDEVIVKG; encoded by the coding sequence ATGAGACCGCCGAACCCCGCGACGTGGACGCGATCGCTCACCCTGGCCGCCTGCTGCGTCATCGCCGTCGCCGCCTGCCGGGCGGTCCGGGCCGACGATCCCCCCGAGCCGTCGCCGACGGTCGACTTCTCCCGGGACATCCGCCCGCTGCTCTCCGACGCCTGCTTCGCCTGCCACGGGCCGGACGAGGGGACGCTCAAGGCCGGGTTGAGGCTCGACCTGAAGGACGACGCCTTCGCCGACCGGGGGGGCTACGCGGCCGTCGTCCCCGGGGATCCCGAGGCGAGCGAGCTGTTCTACCGGATCTCCACCGAGGACGAGTTCGACCGGATGCCCCCGGCCGACTCGCACAAGGGGCTGTCCCCCGGGCAGGTCGAGCTGTTCCGGGCCTGGATCGAGCAGGGTGCCCCCTGGGAGGAGCACTGGGCCTTCGTCACCCCCACCAAGCCCGAGCCCCCCGAGGTGGCCGACGAGTCGAGGGTCGAGAACCCGATCGACGCCTTCATCCTCGACCGGCTGGACCGGGAAGGACCCGACCCGGCCCCGGAGGCCGACCCCGAGGTCCTCGTCCGACGGGCCCACCTCGACCTCACCGGCCTGCCGCCGACCCCCGAGGAGGTCGGCGCCTACCTCGCCGACGACCGGCCCGACCGCTACGAGCAGCTCGTCGACCGCCTGCTCGACTCCCCCCACTACGGCGAGCACATGGCCCGGTTCTGGCTCGACGCCGCCCGGTACGGCGACACCCACGGCCTGCACCTGGACAACTACCGGGAGATGTGGCCCTATCGGGACTGGGTGATCGAGGCCTTCAACCGCAACCTCCCCTATGACCGGTTCGTCGTCGAGCAGCTCGCTGGCGACCTGCTCCCCGACCCCACCCCCGACCAGGTCATCGCCACCGGCTTCAACCGGGCCCACGTCACGACGAGCGAGGGCGGGTCGATCGAGGAGGAGGTCTTCGTCCGCAACGTCGTCGAGCGGGTCGACGCCACCGGCACCGTCTTCCTCGGCCTGACCGTCGCCTGCGCCCGGTGCCACGACCACAAGTTCGACCCCATCTCGCAGGCCGACTACTACTCGATGTTCGCCTTCTTCAACTCCCTCGACGGCAAGCCCCTCGACGGCAACGCCAAGGCGCACCCGCCGGTGCTCCAGGTCCCCTCGGAGGAGCACCGGGCCGAGCGGCAGCGGCTGGAGGCGGAACTCGCCTCGGTCCGCGAGCAGATCGCCGAGGCCGTCGCCGCCGTCGACTACGACCCGAGCCGGGACGAGGACCGCGCCGAGTACGTCCGTCGCGAGGATTTCGTCTGGGTCGACGACGCCCTGCCCCCGGGTGCCAAGCCCTCGAGCGAGGGGGAATGGGCCTTCGTCTCCGAGCCCGAACACCCCGTCTTCCTCGGGTCGAAGGCCCACGTCCGGACGTCCGAGGGGCAGAGCCAGCACCTCTTCACCGAGGCGTCGCAGGGCCTGCTCGTCGGCGAGGGGGACACGCTCTTCGCCCACGCCTTCCTCGACCCGCTGAATCCGCCCAAGGAGATCATGCTCCAGTGGAACACCGGGGAGTGGAAGCACCGGGCGTACTGGGGCGAGAACCTGATCGACTACGGCACGGACGGCACGACCGAGCGCGTCTCCCGGGGGGCCCTGCCGACCACCGGGGAGTGGGTCCGCCTGGAGGTCCCCGCGGCCGACGTCGGCATCCCCCCCGGGACGACGATCACCGGCCTGGCCTTCACCCAGCACGGGGGCACCGTCCGCTGGGACGCCGCCGGCATCCGCTCCTGGACCCCACAGCTGGGCGAGTCGTACGCGTCGCTCGCCTCCTGGATCCGGGACCAGAGGGTCCTCGGAGACAAGGCGGCGCTCCCGGATCCGATTACGCAACTCGTCGCCGTCGATCCCGGAGAGCGGACCGGGGAGCAGTCCGAGCGACTCCGAGACTACTTCGTCGAGCACGCCTACGCCCCCGCCCGGCCGACGCTGGCCCCGCTGCTCGCCCGGCGGGCGGAGGTCGAGAAGGCGAAGACCGCCCTGGAGGAGTCGATCCCGACCACGCTGGTCTGGAAGGAGATGGCCGAGCCCAAGCCGGCGTTCATCCTGAACCGGGGAGAGTACGACCAGCCGGGCGACCCCGTCGGCCGGTCCGTCCCCTCGTTCCTGCCCCCCCTGCCGGAAGGGGCGCCGGTCGATCGCCTCGGGCTGGCGAGCTGGCTGGTCGACCGCTCCAACCCGCTGACCGCCCGGGTCGCGGCCAATCGGCTCTGGCAGCAGGTCTTCGGCGTCGGCCTGGTGAAGACCTCCGAGGACTTCGGCGCCCAGGGGGAGACGCCCAGCCACCCCGAGCTGCTCGACTGGCTGGCCGTCCAGTTCCAGGACGACGGCTGGGACGTGAAGGAATTCATGCGGAGGCTGGTCACCTCGAACACCTACCGCCGGTCGTCCCGGGCCACCCCCGAACTGCTGGCGCGGGACCCGAAGAACCGGCTCTACGCCCGGGGGCCCCGGTTCCGGCTCGACGCGGAGACGATCCGGGACCAGGCCCTGTTCGTCGGCGGCCTGCTCGTCGAGCAGGTCGGCGGGCCGAGCGTCAAGCCGCCGCAGCCGTCGGGGCTCTGGGAGGCCGTCGGCTACACCAGCTCCAACACCGCCCAGTTCCGGGCCGACACCGGCCGGGAGAAGGTCCACCGCCGCAGCCTCTACACCTTCTGGAAGCGGACCTCGCCGCCGCCCCAGATGACGACCTTCGACGCCCCCTCCCGGGAGTCGTGCACGATGCGACGGGAGCGGACCAACACGCCGCTGCAGGCCCTCCTGCTGCTGAACGACCCGCAGTACGTCGAGGCCGCCCGGGCCCTGGCCGAGCGGACGATGCGGGAGGCCGGCTCCTCCACCGAGGATCGCCTGACCCGGATGTTCCGGATCGTCGCCGCCCGGACGCCCGAGGCCGACGAGCTGGCCGAGCTGACGGCCGCCTACGACGACCTGATCGCCTCGTACCGCGACGACCCCGAGGCCGCCCGCCAGCTCATCGCCGTCGGCGAGACGACCCCCGACCCGGCGCACGACCCCGCCGAGCTGGCCGCCTGGACCGTCATCGCCAACACGCTGCTCAACCTCGACGAGGTCATCGTGAAGGGCTGA
- a CDS encoding DinB family protein: MADETLLNLLDDVRSKTLKELQNLDDTHARWAPPNLQNSCLWHAGHAYVVTEFLTLRGLKHEPQIPEGWFKMFSWESNPAHISPESWPPLEEVVAALKAQHQRLRDVIAGLSPEQLDGPDPGNTNRTIRFTIMHGLHDEARHSGEISLLRKLMSRCFVVRSPAAF; the protein is encoded by the coding sequence ATGGCCGACGAGACGCTGCTGAACTTGCTCGACGACGTCCGCAGCAAGACCCTCAAGGAATTGCAGAACCTCGACGACACGCACGCCCGATGGGCCCCGCCGAACCTCCAGAATTCCTGCCTCTGGCACGCCGGCCATGCCTACGTGGTCACCGAGTTCCTCACCCTCAGGGGCCTGAAGCATGAGCCGCAGATCCCCGAAGGCTGGTTCAAGATGTTCAGCTGGGAGAGCAACCCGGCGCACATCTCTCCCGAGAGCTGGCCCCCCCTGGAAGAGGTGGTCGCGGCCCTGAAGGCCCAGCACCAGAGGCTCCGGGACGTGATCGCCGGGCTGTCCCCCGAGCAGCTCGACGGCCCCGACCCCGGCAATACCAACCGCACGATCCGCTTCACCATCATGCACGGCCTGCACGACGAGGCCCGGCACAGCGGGGAGATCTCGCTGCTCCGCAAGCTGATGTCGCGGTGCTTCGTGGTCCGGTCGCCGGCGGCGTTCTGA
- a CDS encoding DUF6992 family protein, whose amino-acid sequence MPDDIQHRLVVGLLLWSLASLGAATVGLYARPSEFWRSFWFMSGIWGLIDGLIGWSALLGEPGTAAKLLPALRINAGLDLLYLASAGVLLSRKGPMLRGFGLGVLVQGSFLLAFDGYYWWRCAGLVG is encoded by the coding sequence ATGCCCGATGACATCCAGCACCGATTGGTCGTCGGCCTCCTGCTCTGGTCGCTCGCTTCGCTCGGCGCGGCGACGGTCGGGCTCTATGCCCGGCCGAGCGAATTCTGGCGATCCTTCTGGTTCATGTCCGGGATCTGGGGCCTGATCGACGGCCTCATCGGCTGGTCCGCATTGCTCGGCGAGCCGGGCACGGCCGCCAAGTTGCTGCCAGCCCTGAGGATCAACGCCGGCCTCGACCTGCTCTACCTCGCCTCGGCCGGCGTGCTCCTGAGCCGGAAGGGGCCGATGTTGCGGGGTTTCGGGCTCGGCGTCCTCGTGCAGGGTTCGTTCCTGCTCGCCTTCGACGGTTACTATTGGTGGCGATGTGCCGGCCTCGTCGGCTGA
- a CDS encoding FtsK/SpoIIIE domain-containing protein, protein MSEQQEQPRDPVGRQVSALKGLARLVADRAEAEARLGLDRSRRLEAADRVRKQASNANEARYQADRDALERRAREEPEAARAAFEATRGQAEEALRVTRAEAERQLRDAVEEIKKAQADQRWEVGTICEAGLNDAKTRLEKALARLSEVESRLRAIRGEVDTYLSAHRLRSAATGAGATAEESAEEPEPSAEAAGQALDGAEDRLDDLRGLSIPRLFRGARPALIAVLPAAAGAVAGGLLRGWAMAAPVVGVLGLVLGLVVAYWLHATAKVQTQRALGPLLGAIDRASRLSSLAREREISIHRASEQEWLGRRDREQVAADDRARAAAEEARRRYDDAVTRAEEAHRLALSNAELGRDEALRRLGEEASRLGPEIRARFEAERNRILLEHERALEDASSRADVESSSLAGRWRSGLAAVGEALGRVDSEMTTRFPTFEAVAREDSTPPGEVPPALRFGRLRVDLDMFPEGRPADPALMEGLPDRFEPPAILRCPEGGSLLLKADAEGRPAALSALQAVMLRILTGFPPGKARFTMIDPVGLGQTFAAFMHLADVDEQLVSSRVWTETQHIEQRLQDLTEHMENVIQKYLRNEYRSITEYNAKAGEVAEPFRFLVVADFPVRFNEAAARRLLSIAQSGPRCGVHVLVSVDTRQEMPQGIDPKDLERHCAVLRWREGRFRWGDPDQGGFPLELDEPPPPEVFSEVVRAVGRRAEGAGRVEVPFEFLAPKPERHWKESSAGGVAIPIGRAGATKVQQLRLGSGTAQHVLIAGKTGSGKSTLLHALITSAALAYSPDQVEFYLIDFKKGVEFKAYATHRLPHARVIAVESEREFGLSVLQRLDEELRVRGDLFREAGAQDVASFREARPDRTMPRILLIVDEFQEFFVEDDTLAQEAALLLDRLVRQGRAFGIHVHLGSQTLAGAYSLARATIGQMAVRIALQCSESDASLILSDDNTAARLLSRPGEAIYNDANGRLEGNSIFQVVWLPDEKREEYLRRVSDLARGSGTRFRPPIVFEGNVSPDVANNEPMSGLLGAEAYPDPAPKASTAWLGEPVAIKGPTAVRFRRQAGSHLLIVGQNEEAARGLMATSMLGLAAHRPDARFVLLDGTPSDDPASGMLPGLADRLPHDARAVPWGQVEAGVAMVADEVERRRDGGITDAPPLYLLIHDLQRFRQLRKAEDDFSFSSRSPDEPPKPSELLGTILRDGPVHGVHAILWVDTLNNLNRTLDRSSLRELEHRVLFQMSSGDSSTLIDSPLANRLGMFRALLVSEEAGLMERFRPYGPPPADWLDEAAGRLAGRPLPAPGPSS, encoded by the coding sequence ATGTCGGAGCAGCAGGAGCAACCCCGGGACCCGGTCGGTCGCCAGGTCTCGGCCTTGAAGGGGCTGGCCCGCTTGGTGGCCGATCGGGCCGAGGCCGAGGCCCGGCTCGGCCTCGATCGTTCCCGGCGCCTGGAAGCGGCCGATCGGGTGCGGAAACAGGCCTCGAATGCGAACGAGGCCCGTTACCAGGCCGATCGAGACGCCCTCGAACGCCGGGCCCGTGAGGAGCCCGAGGCCGCCCGCGCCGCCTTCGAGGCGACCCGGGGGCAGGCCGAGGAGGCGCTCCGGGTGACGCGGGCCGAGGCCGAACGGCAGCTCCGGGACGCGGTCGAGGAGATCAAGAAGGCCCAGGCCGACCAGCGCTGGGAGGTCGGCACGATCTGCGAGGCGGGGCTGAACGACGCGAAGACCCGCCTGGAGAAGGCCCTCGCCCGCCTCTCGGAGGTCGAGTCCCGGCTCAGGGCGATCCGAGGGGAGGTCGACACCTACCTGTCCGCCCACCGGCTCCGCTCGGCCGCGACAGGGGCGGGGGCGACGGCCGAGGAGTCGGCCGAAGAACCCGAGCCCTCGGCCGAGGCGGCCGGGCAGGCGCTCGACGGGGCGGAGGATCGGCTCGACGACCTCCGGGGCCTCTCGATCCCCCGCCTCTTCCGGGGTGCGAGGCCGGCGCTGATCGCGGTCCTGCCGGCGGCGGCGGGGGCGGTCGCCGGTGGCTTGCTCCGGGGCTGGGCGATGGCCGCCCCGGTCGTCGGCGTGCTGGGGCTGGTGCTCGGGCTGGTCGTGGCGTACTGGCTGCATGCCACGGCGAAGGTCCAAACGCAACGGGCCCTCGGGCCCCTGCTCGGGGCGATCGATCGGGCCTCCCGGCTCTCCTCCCTGGCTCGGGAGCGCGAGATCTCGATCCATCGCGCCTCCGAGCAGGAGTGGCTGGGTCGCCGGGACCGGGAGCAGGTCGCCGCCGACGACCGGGCCAGGGCCGCCGCCGAGGAGGCCCGGCGTCGATATGACGACGCCGTCACCCGGGCCGAGGAGGCCCATCGGCTCGCGCTCTCGAACGCCGAACTCGGCCGGGACGAGGCCCTCCGTCGGCTCGGGGAGGAGGCTTCCCGGCTCGGCCCCGAGATCCGGGCCCGGTTCGAGGCGGAACGGAACCGGATCCTCCTGGAGCACGAGCGGGCCCTCGAGGACGCCTCCTCCCGGGCCGACGTCGAGTCCTCATCCCTGGCCGGGCGCTGGCGGTCCGGGCTGGCCGCGGTGGGGGAGGCCCTGGGGCGGGTCGATTCGGAGATGACCACCCGGTTCCCCACCTTCGAGGCGGTCGCCCGGGAGGATTCGACCCCGCCCGGGGAGGTCCCGCCCGCCCTGCGGTTCGGACGGCTCCGGGTCGACCTGGACATGTTCCCCGAGGGGCGTCCCGCGGACCCCGCCCTGATGGAAGGGCTGCCCGACCGGTTCGAGCCCCCGGCGATCCTCCGATGCCCCGAGGGGGGCTCCCTGCTCCTGAAGGCGGACGCCGAGGGTCGGCCCGCCGCCCTCTCGGCGCTGCAGGCGGTGATGCTCCGCATCCTCACCGGCTTCCCCCCGGGCAAGGCGCGGTTCACGATGATCGACCCCGTCGGCCTGGGCCAGACGTTCGCCGCCTTCATGCACCTGGCCGACGTGGACGAGCAGCTCGTCTCCAGCCGGGTCTGGACCGAGACGCAGCACATCGAGCAGCGGCTCCAGGACCTGACCGAGCACATGGAGAACGTGATCCAGAAGTACTTGCGTAATGAGTACCGCTCGATCACGGAATACAATGCGAAGGCGGGGGAGGTGGCCGAGCCGTTTCGATTCCTCGTCGTCGCCGACTTCCCGGTCCGGTTCAACGAGGCCGCCGCCCGCCGCCTCCTGAGCATCGCCCAGAGCGGCCCGAGGTGCGGCGTCCACGTCCTCGTCTCGGTCGACACGAGGCAGGAGATGCCGCAGGGGATCGACCCCAAGGACCTGGAACGGCACTGCGCCGTCCTCCGATGGCGGGAGGGCAGATTCCGCTGGGGAGACCCCGACCAGGGCGGATTCCCGCTCGAATTGGACGAGCCGCCCCCCCCCGAGGTCTTCTCCGAGGTCGTCCGGGCCGTCGGCAGGCGGGCCGAGGGGGCGGGCCGGGTCGAGGTCCCCTTCGAATTCCTCGCCCCGAAGCCGGAGCGCCACTGGAAGGAGAGCAGCGCGGGGGGGGTGGCGATCCCGATCGGCCGGGCCGGGGCGACCAAGGTGCAGCAGCTCCGGCTCGGATCCGGCACGGCGCAGCACGTGTTGATCGCCGGCAAGACGGGATCGGGCAAGTCGACCCTGCTGCACGCGCTGATCACCAGCGCCGCCCTGGCCTATTCGCCCGACCAGGTCGAGTTCTACCTGATCGACTTCAAGAAGGGGGTCGAGTTCAAGGCGTATGCCACGCACAGGCTGCCCCACGCCCGGGTGATCGCCGTCGAGAGCGAGCGCGAATTCGGCCTGTCGGTGCTCCAGCGGCTCGACGAGGAGCTTCGAGTCCGGGGCGACCTGTTCCGGGAGGCCGGCGCCCAGGACGTGGCCTCGTTCCGGGAGGCCCGGCCCGACCGGACCATGCCCCGGATCCTGCTCATCGTCGACGAGTTCCAGGAGTTCTTCGTCGAGGACGACACGCTCGCCCAGGAGGCGGCGCTCCTGCTCGACCGCCTGGTCCGCCAGGGCCGGGCGTTCGGGATCCACGTGCACCTGGGGTCCCAGACGCTGGCCGGGGCCTACTCGCTGGCGAGGGCGACGATCGGCCAGATGGCCGTCCGGATCGCCTTGCAGTGCAGCGAGTCGGACGCGAGCCTGATCCTCAGCGACGACAACACCGCCGCCCGGCTCCTCTCCCGCCCCGGCGAGGCGATCTACAACGACGCCAACGGCCGGCTCGAGGGGAACAGCATCTTCCAGGTCGTCTGGCTGCCCGACGAGAAGCGGGAGGAGTACCTGCGGCGGGTCTCGGACCTCGCCCGGGGGTCGGGCACCCGGTTCCGCCCGCCGATCGTCTTCGAGGGGAACGTCTCCCCCGACGTGGCGAACAACGAGCCGATGTCGGGCCTGCTCGGTGCCGAGGCCTACCCCGACCCGGCCCCCAAGGCCTCGACGGCCTGGCTCGGGGAACCGGTGGCGATCAAGGGGCCGACGGCGGTGCGGTTCCGCCGGCAGGCGGGTTCTCACCTGCTGATCGTCGGCCAGAACGAGGAGGCGGCCCGGGGCCTGATGGCGACCTCGATGCTCGGCCTCGCCGCCCACCGGCCCGACGCCCGGTTCGTGCTGCTCGACGGCACCCCGTCGGACGATCCCGCCTCGGGGATGCTCCCCGGCCTCGCCGATCGGTTGCCCCACGACGCCCGGGCCGTCCCCTGGGGGCAGGTCGAGGCCGGCGTGGCCATGGTCGCCGACGAGGTCGAGCGGAGGAGGGACGGGGGGATCACCGACGCCCCACCGCTCTACCTGCTCATCCACGACCTCCAGCGCTTCCGGCAGCTCCGCAAGGCCGAGGACGACTTCAGCTTCTCCTCGCGGTCCCCCGACGAGCCGCCCAAGCCCTCCGAGCTGCTCGGCACGATCCTCCGGGACGGCCCGGTCCACGGGGTCCACGCGATCCTCTGGGTCGACACCCTGAACAACCTGAACCGGACCCTCGACCGCTCCTCGCTCCGGGAACTGGAGCATCGGGTCCTCTTCCAGATGTCCTCGGGAGACTCCTCGACGCTGATCGACTCCCCCCTGGCCAACCGCCTCGGGATGTTCCGGGCCCTGCTCGTCAGCGAGGAGGCCGGCCTGATGGAGCGGTTCCGGCCGTACGGCCCCCCGCCTGCCGACTGGCTGGATGAGGCGGCCGGACGCCTCGCCGGGCGTCCCCTGCCCGCCCCCGGCCCGTCGTCGTGA